A stretch of Neisseria subflava DNA encodes these proteins:
- a CDS encoding M23 family metallopeptidase, with translation MLKMPTKTLLISAAVVLFAGCATKQLPRPTAEIEQLRAQQPPAEQSLPNPVKGKRFDDTWGAARSQGRKHEGVDIFAKKNTPIRSTTPGIVTKIGRNRLGGKVIGIQGPGAWHYYAHLNKFARIRLYERVKEGQVIGYVGKTGNAKTTPAHLHYGVYLPSGAINPYPLINQDK, from the coding sequence ATGCTGAAAATGCCGACAAAAACCTTATTAATCAGTGCAGCCGTGGTTTTATTCGCAGGCTGTGCCACCAAACAACTTCCGCGTCCTACTGCCGAAATCGAGCAGTTGAGGGCGCAACAGCCTCCTGCCGAGCAAAGCCTGCCGAATCCTGTTAAAGGCAAGCGTTTTGACGACACTTGGGGTGCAGCGCGCAGTCAGGGGCGCAAGCATGAAGGTGTGGATATTTTTGCTAAGAAAAATACGCCGATACGCAGTACCACGCCCGGCATCGTAACCAAAATTGGGCGCAACCGATTGGGCGGTAAAGTTATCGGTATTCAAGGGCCGGGTGCGTGGCATTACTACGCCCACCTGAATAAATTTGCCCGTATCCGCCTGTATGAGCGAGTCAAAGAAGGGCAGGTTATCGGCTATGTCGGTAAAACCGGCAACGCTAAAACCACACCGGCCCACCTGCATTACGGCGTGTATCTGCCAAGCGGTGCGATTAATCCGTATCCGTTAATTAATCAGGACAAATAG
- a CDS encoding UDP-N-acetylmuramoyl-L-alanyl-D-glutamate--2,6-diaminopimelate ligase has protein sequence MFSKLTPLAETNFPPLLCENAAGRLLHSDSRQIKQGDIFVACQGEYTDGRSYIPAAIANGATFVFWDDDGKFTWNPEWNVPNQGIKDLKHRAGMLAAQVYGNVSDGLKVWGVTGTNGKTSITQWLAQAADLLGEKTAIIGTVGNGFWGALEETTHTTPAPVDVQTLLYRFRQQGATAAAMEVSSHGLDQSRVNGVPFCSAIFTNLTRDHLDYHGTMEAYGAIKSRLFYWHGLQHAIINVDDEYGAELAGRLKKDCPDLAVYGYGFSEHADIRITDFTASSDGMEAVFQTLWGEGKCRTRLLGRFNAQNLAACVALLCANGYPLNNVLEALAKIRPASGRMDCIMNRGKPLVVVDYAHTPDALEKALSTLQEIKPQGAALWCVFGCGGNRDRGKRPLMGAAAVQGADKVVVTSDNPRLENPQEIINDILPAVPNPERVEVDRAVAIRYAVKQAAANDIILIAGKGHENYQDVQGVKHHFSDFEIAEKALAERG, from the coding sequence ATGTTCAGCAAGTTAACCCCCTTGGCTGAAACCAACTTTCCGCCTCTGCTGTGTGAAAACGCAGCAGGGCGTTTGTTGCATTCAGACAGCCGACAAATTAAACAGGGTGACATTTTCGTTGCCTGCCAGGGCGAATATACAGACGGCCGTAGCTATATTCCTGCCGCCATCGCCAACGGTGCAACCTTTGTTTTTTGGGATGATGATGGCAAATTCACATGGAATCCCGAATGGAACGTTCCCAATCAAGGCATCAAAGATTTAAAACATCGCGCCGGTATGTTGGCGGCACAGGTTTACGGCAATGTTTCAGACGGCCTTAAGGTCTGGGGTGTAACCGGTACCAACGGCAAAACCTCTATCACACAATGGCTGGCGCAAGCTGCCGATCTGTTGGGCGAAAAAACCGCCATTATCGGCACAGTCGGCAACGGTTTTTGGGGCGCATTGGAAGAGACCACGCATACCACTCCTGCTCCTGTCGATGTTCAAACCCTGCTCTACCGCTTCCGCCAGCAAGGCGCAACAGCCGCCGCGATGGAAGTTTCCAGCCACGGCCTTGACCAATCACGCGTCAACGGCGTGCCGTTTTGCAGTGCAATCTTCACTAATCTCACCCGCGACCACCTCGATTATCACGGTACCATGGAAGCCTACGGTGCCATCAAATCGCGCCTGTTCTACTGGCATGGTCTGCAACACGCCATCATCAATGTCGATGATGAATACGGTGCGGAACTCGCAGGCCGTCTGAAAAAAGACTGTCCCGATTTAGCCGTTTACGGCTACGGCTTCAGTGAACACGCCGATATCCGCATTACCGATTTCACCGCTTCTTCAGACGGCATGGAAGCCGTATTCCAAACACTATGGGGTGAAGGAAAATGCCGTACCCGTCTGCTCGGACGGTTTAACGCGCAAAACCTCGCCGCCTGCGTTGCCTTGCTGTGTGCCAACGGTTATCCACTCAATAACGTTTTGGAAGCACTGGCAAAAATCCGTCCTGCCTCAGGCCGCATGGATTGCATTATGAACAGAGGCAAACCTTTGGTCGTTGTCGATTATGCTCACACGCCCGATGCACTGGAAAAAGCACTCTCCACTTTGCAGGAAATCAAACCGCAGGGCGCGGCCTTATGGTGCGTATTTGGTTGCGGCGGCAACCGAGACCGCGGCAAACGCCCATTGATGGGCGCGGCAGCCGTGCAGGGTGCCGATAAAGTGGTGGTTACCAGCGATAATCCGCGCTTGGAAAATCCGCAAGAAATCATCAACGATATTTTGCCTGCCGTGCCTAATCCTGAGCGTGTCGAAGTTGATCGCGCCGTCGCCATCCGTTATGCGGTTAAACAGGCTGCCGCGAACGACATCATTCTGATTGCCGGTAAAGGACATGAAAACTATCAGGATGTACAAGGCGTGAAGCACCATTTCTCCGATTTTGAAATCGCAGAAAAAGCATTGGCAGAGCGCGGTTAA